The nucleotide sequence CTTAAGGCTCTGGTGGCCAGGGCCGCAGCGTGTCCCCTGCAACCCAGGAGCTGACCCATTCAGGCAATTCTGTCTCCCACTGCTCCAGCCCCATTTCATCCAGAACCTTATGAGTTGGAACACTCCCGCTTTTACTGGTCACCGCTGTTCGCAGCAAGACTGACGAAGCTGGTTGTCCCTTAACCCACATAGACTGGGCAACGTAAGTCCATCGGTCATCTATCCCAACCAGCTGAGTCCGTATGGTGACCCGGTCAAACATTCTGACCCGTCGGCGGTAACGCACTGAGCTGCCCGCCACCGCAAAGCCCCAGCGGTTGCGTCGCAAGACCTCAGACAGACCTGTGCGAATAGACAGATCGAACCGGCCAATATCATATAAAGTCAGCATCCGTCCATTATTGACCTCCATAAACATATCCAGATCCCACGGACGACAGCGAAAGGTGGTCTCACAGAGATCATTGATAGAAATGGGTGAAGAAAATCTGGCTTTAATGCTGGACGTCAATAGACGTATAAGAGGGTACATAAATTCTTTTTCGGTGAAACAAAAAAATAACCCGCCAAATCCCTGGCAGGTTGTATCACGTCCTTGTGATAAATGCTGTCCTTGCATTTACAAGATAACAACACCGGGACAGCGCCAGCTATAGGCAGATTGCGGCATTTACTGTAAGACATATCCTACATCCTTCTTTTTCAGCTCTCTTTTCAGAAGAGCGGTCTTCAGCAAACTATTGTGTGAGCCTACCGGACTTATCCACCACCTGATTATCAATAATGACTTTTTCAGAGAGGATATTTGAAATTTCATCAGTATCCCCTGTGCCATTTTCAATCACAATTCGGGTAATGGCTCCCGCATTATCGTCTGCGTCAAAATCATAATCTTCTGGGAAAACCGGCTCAACGCCAACCGGCTCTGGAAAAATCATGGCTTCCTCAATAATGGCTTCTGTCGGCAGCTCCGTCACAGACTCTTTTGTCTCACCGGGCAGTAGAAACAGTCCCGTCACAATTGCGCCGATGCCCACTGCCAGAGCTGCGCCCCAAAGCACTTCCTTTCTCATATCAAACCTCAAAGCCGAAAATATGGCGATAACCCTATAGCCTTGCCATAGTAGGGCTACAGGGTTATGTAGTCAGGGTTTACAACAATAACCGCTTATAACCATAACCGGTTATAATGCCTGTTTAATTGATCTGCCACCAACAATTATTGAAAGAATTGCCGGAGCCCTGATGACCGACAACACTTCCTTCAGCCTGAGCTGCGTCGTCCCCGTTTTTAACGAAGGACCGGTCATTGCAGAGTTTCTTGAGGCTTTGCAGCCGCGTCTGCAGGAAATCACGCCAAACTATGAAATCATCGTGGTGGATGATGGCAGTCAGGATAACACCGTTCAGCTGGTAGAAAACTACTGCGACGGCCAGCATATCAAACTGATTGAACTGTCCCGGAACTTTGGCAAGGAAACCGCTCTGACGGCAGGTATTGACGCTGCGGAGAGTGATGCGGTTATTCTGATTGATGCTGACTTCCAGCACCCGCTGGATATGCTGCAGGTTTTTGTCGATCACTGGCGTCAGGGCTATCAGATGGTTTATGGCGTACGTCAAAGCCGTCACAGTGAATCTTACCTTAAGAAAAAAGGCGCTCAGTTTTTCTATCAGATAATGCACCATAGTACAGGTATTAATGTACCTGCCCACGCCGGTGACTTCCGCCTGATGGATCGGGTGGTGGTTGAAGCACTCAAATCCATGCCTGAACGCAACCGTTTTATGAAAGGTATCTACGCCTGGGTTGGCTATAAAACCATAGGACTGCCGTTTGAGGTTCAGGATCGAAAGGCGGGAGAATCCGGCTGGGGCTTTGCGAAACTGGCCAGTCTGGCTATTTCGGGCATTACGGCGTTTACCACCCTGCCCCTGCGTATTGTCGGCGGACTGGGGCTGCTGATTTCCATGGTTTCGATGCTTTATGCCTTTTTCATCATATTTAAAACCCTGTTCCTCGGTGCACCTTTGCCTGGCTGGCCAACGGTTGTTGTTGCCATTACCTTTATCGGAGGCATACAGTTATTGTCTCTCTGGGTGCTGGGTGAATACATCTCGGGGATATTTAACGAAGTCAAACAAAGACCGAAATACCTGATTCAACGCCAGCTCGGTTTTAATAAAAAACAGTAATTTATGCAAATTATCAAATTCATCGCGGTGGGTGGACTGGCAGCGCTGGTCCACCTTTCTTCTCTGTGGCTGATGGTTAACTTTCTCGCCCTTGATCCTGTTATCGCCAATGCCCTGGCCTTTATTGGTGCCTTTATTGTCAGTTTTACAGGCCAGAGCCTGTGGACATTTAATCACAAGTCCCATGACCACAATACAGCCCTGCGGTACTTGATGATCCAGTTGCTTTGCAGCTTTATCCTTAACCAGGCGTTGTACACATTGCTGGTGCTGTATACACCTCTGCATTATATGGCAGCCAGTTTTATTGTCCTGATTACGATTCCTGTCATCACCTTTACTCTCAGCAAATATTGGGCATTCCGATGACGCATCCTATGAAACAAGTGACCCTGTGCGCTGATGATTATGGTATGCACCCCCGGGTGTCGGGAGCGATTGTCGAGCTGATTCAACAGCAACGAATTCAGGCCACCAGCTGTCTGGTGACATCCCCGTTCTGGCAAGCGTCAGCCCGGTCCATTGCCGGCATCCGGGCTCAGGCTGATATTGGTCTGCACCTTAACTTTACCGAGGGCAGCGGGCTCAGCAGTACGTTCGCTAACGGCCTTCCCGGCCTTGGTAAAATGCTGGCAATTAGCCAGTTAAGACTTCTGAACTCAGCGAACCTGACCGAAGAAATCAAAGCGCAGTTTGAAGCCTTTACATCAGCCACGGGTTTTTTCCCCGACTTCCTGGATGGTCATCAACATGTACACCACCTGCCACAGGTTCGTGACGCTCTGTTAAAGGTTCTTGCCGATTATTCACTGCCGGACAGTTTCTGGGTTCGCAGTGTTCACCCAATGTGTTCCAACACCTCAAACATAAAAACCCGGGTGATTGTACACAGTGGTGCCAGAGCCTTTCGCAGGCAACTGCAAACCCACCGGATTCATCACAATCAGGCATTTGCCGGTGTCTATTCATTAGGTCCGAACCAGCCGTTCCGGCACTATATGAAACACTGGCTGAGCCATTTAAAAAACTCCGGGCTGATAATGTGCCACCCTGCACTACCGGCAGCCTCCAATACGATTGACCACGCAGAAGCCAGACTTCAGGAATACAGCTACCTCAAAAGCGCCGACTTTGTTTCTGACTGCACTGCAAACACAGTTAAACTCGTAAGGCTTTCTGAAAGCGCTGCCTAAACAACTATGACAACTATGACAACTGAAATAAACATTACGAAAAGCCATGGATGACCTGCAGAACAATACCAACAACACCTCCGAATCTCTGAAACACCCTCTGCGCTGGCTCAGCCTCCTCTGCCTGTTCCAGTTAACGTTTTGGACACTGGCCCCCAACTGGGTTCGGCACTCCCTGAATTCTGACACCCTGGAAGGGATCGCCTGGGGCAACCTGTGGCAGTGGGGTTATGACAAACATCCGCCTCTGGCAGCCTGGATAACGGCACTGTTTGCCAATTTAAGTGACACTTCAGACCTGCCGGTGTATTTCCTTGCACAGTTATCCATCGTTATTGTATTTATCGCTGTCTGGCGTCTTGCCAGAGAGTACCTGCCGGGCCAGGGGGCTCTGCTGGCTGTCTTCCTG is from Endozoicomonas gorgoniicola and encodes:
- a CDS encoding ChbG/HpnK family deacetylase, which codes for MKQVTLCADDYGMHPRVSGAIVELIQQQRIQATSCLVTSPFWQASARSIAGIRAQADIGLHLNFTEGSGLSSTFANGLPGLGKMLAISQLRLLNSANLTEEIKAQFEAFTSATGFFPDFLDGHQHVHHLPQVRDALLKVLADYSLPDSFWVRSVHPMCSNTSNIKTRVIVHSGARAFRRQLQTHRIHHNQAFAGVYSLGPNQPFRHYMKHWLSHLKNSGLIMCHPALPAASNTIDHAEARLQEYSYLKSADFVSDCTANTVKLVRLSESAA
- a CDS encoding acyl-CoA thioesterase, with translation MYPLIRLLTSSIKARFSSPISINDLCETTFRCRPWDLDMFMEVNNGRMLTLYDIGRFDLSIRTGLSEVLRRNRWGFAVAGSSVRYRRRVRMFDRVTIRTQLVGIDDRWTYVAQSMWVKGQPASSVLLRTAVTSKSGSVPTHKVLDEMGLEQWETELPEWVSSWVAGDTLRPWPPEP
- a CDS encoding GtrA family protein; translated protein: MQIIKFIAVGGLAALVHLSSLWLMVNFLALDPVIANALAFIGAFIVSFTGQSLWTFNHKSHDHNTALRYLMIQLLCSFILNQALYTLLVLYTPLHYMAASFIVLITIPVITFTLSKYWAFR
- a CDS encoding glycosyltransferase family 2 protein, which produces MTDNTSFSLSCVVPVFNEGPVIAEFLEALQPRLQEITPNYEIIVVDDGSQDNTVQLVENYCDGQHIKLIELSRNFGKETALTAGIDAAESDAVILIDADFQHPLDMLQVFVDHWRQGYQMVYGVRQSRHSESYLKKKGAQFFYQIMHHSTGINVPAHAGDFRLMDRVVVEALKSMPERNRFMKGIYAWVGYKTIGLPFEVQDRKAGESGWGFAKLASLAISGITAFTTLPLRIVGGLGLLISMVSMLYAFFIIFKTLFLGAPLPGWPTVVVAITFIGGIQLLSLWVLGEYISGIFNEVKQRPKYLIQRQLGFNKKQ